The following coding sequences are from one Nicotiana tabacum cultivar K326 chromosome 1, ASM71507v2, whole genome shotgun sequence window:
- the LOC107774867 gene encoding NAC domain-containing protein 43-like yields MPDDMSISVNGQSQVPPGFRFHPTEEELLQYYLKKKVANEKIDLDVIQEVDLNKLEPWDIQEKCKIGSTPQNDWYFFSHKDKKYPTGTRTNRATAAGFWKATGRDKVIYSNSRRIGMRKTLVFYKGRAPHGQKSDWIMHEYRLDDHINDHSCNIVCNVAMGESTQEEGWVVCRIFKKKNHFKSLEMVNPSISDTRINQRLYPNDEGALEQLLQYMRNTCKEENHANYDLNFNDKFMQLPTLDSPNSSYGDFPKSINSEGGLNNWIAVDRLVASHLNGQTNDNYNHDYQHQYNSNGGGGSTNHDYNEECDLWSFSRVSTNDHSLCHVSNIPV; encoded by the exons ATGCCAGACGACATGAGTATTTCTGTAAATGGACAATCTCAAGTTCCACCTGGATTTAGATTCCATCCAACTGAAGAGGAACTACTTCAGTACTACTTGAAGAAGAAAGTTGCAAATGAGAAAATTGATTTGGATGTTATCCAAGAAGTTGATCTCAATAAGCTTGAGCCTTGGGATATTCAAG AGAAATGCAAAATTGGATCAACTCCACAAAATGATTGGTATTTTTTCAGTCACAAGGATAAAAAGTATCCCACAGGAACAAGGACAAACAGAGCAACTGCTGCTGGATTTTGGAAAGCTACAGGGCGTGACAAAGTCATATATTCTAATTCTAGAAGGATTGGTATGAGAAAGACTCTGGTTTTCTACAAAGGCAGAGCTCCTCATGGACAAAAATCTGATTGGATTATGCATGAGTATAGATTGGATGATCACATCAATGATCACTCTTGTAATATT GTTTGTAATGTTGCAATGGGAGAGTCAACACAAGAAGAAGGTTGGGTTGTTTGTCGCATATTCAAGaagaaaaatcacttcaaatctCTTGAAATGGTCAATCCCTCAATTTCAGACACAAGAATAAATCAAAGACTCTATCCTAATGATGAAGGAGCTTTAGAACAACTACTTCAATATATGAGAAATACATGCAAAGAAGAAAACCATGCAAATTATGACCTAAATTTCAATGACAAATTCATGCAACTTCCAACCCTAGATAGCCCAAATTCCTCTTATGGAGATTTTCCAAAGTCTATAAATTCTGAAGGAGGTTTGAATAATTGGATTGCTGTTGATCGTCTTGTAGCTTCACATCTTAATGGCCAAACAAATGACAATTATAATCATGATTATCAGCACCAATACAATAGCAATGGAGGAGGTGGCAGTACTAATCATGATTATAATGAAGAGTGTGATCTTTGGAGTTTTTCAAGAGTTTCAACTAATGATCACTCGTTATGCCACGTGTCTAATATTCCTGTCTGA